The following proteins come from a genomic window of Bactrocera dorsalis isolate Fly_Bdor chromosome 6, ASM2337382v1, whole genome shotgun sequence:
- the LOC109579346 gene encoding 43 kDa receptor-associated protein of the synapse homolog isoform X7 translates to MLRVSRGQFTLLLSLYRLGSSGESAAIRKVATLFGVGDGETLNKITNKRGIIMSWESISSKDLLSIPHSHNLSATHLLASPDGSRYLLENSNDLSQLDESFSRLAGCGSSPDGTSLWARHGISASHNSIINCFLVCQRSLKQYMARRKIERGLRLYEQHNQNAAVRIWRSALKATDRREDCFQILGYLYQAHMDWGKYREAIEFGHRQLGISEELDSPTMRAETYLNLARAHERLGGLERALSYARHSLYNECGTQCRTGGLVHLTVARVYLEMGGFSRALEGLQGAHKIATSIGDPSLELQVYVTLSELFGRLQDNDKSATYASKAYDLSRSLQLGDLNSSHHRAALLRMAAALRKQGDLGDAHDYCMEATRLALISGDQATYTRSLRIMGDIYRKKVDMDRAFRQYEQAMGTSAALGDRMAQMEAMDGAARCLESLRIQQKICNCRPLEFNTRLLEVASSIGSKLLVRRIRSRLALIYRALGDEEQYSTHLRLAGQTDVALGLFCGACGDTFGLEPNSIEALPCAHILHARLQLRQILLQGIPMLNSYSRNCQCLVMVAVT, encoded by the exons taaacgCGGTATAATCATGTCGTGGGAGAGCATATCTTCAAAGGATCTTCTCAG TATACCGCATAGCCATAATTTATCAGCAACACATTTGCTTGCATCGCCGGATGGTTCACGTTACTTATTGGAAAACTCTAATG ATCTGAGTCAATTAGATGAAAGCTTTTCACGACTAGCTGGTTGTGGGTCCAGCCCCGATGGCACATCGCTTTGGGCCCGGCATGGAATATCTGCTTCTCataattcaattattaattgttttttagttTGTCAACGTAGTTTAAAGCAGTATATGGCACGacgaaaa ATTGAAAGAGGTTTGCGCCTTTATGAACAACACAATCAAAATGCTGCGGTACGCATTTGGCGAAGCGCTTTGAAAGCGACTGATCGCCGTGAAGATTGTTTTCAAATACTTGGTTATCTTTATCAGGCCCATATGGATTGGGGTAAATATCGTGAAGCGATAGAATTTGGACATCGGCAATTAGGAATATCTGAAGAGTTGGATTCACCTACAATGCGTGCGGAAACTTATCTAAATTTGGCGAGAGCCCACGAGCGCCTCGGCGGTCTGGAACGTGCCCTCAGCTATGCTCGCCATTCCCTGTATAACGAATGTGGGACCCAATGTCGAACTGGAGGGCTTGTGCATTTGACAGTGGCCCGCGTTTACTTGGAGATGGGAGGATTTTCGCGGGCACTTGAAGGCTTGCAAGGGGCTCATAAGATAGCCACTTCTATAGGTGATCCATCACTTGAGTTGCAGGTATATGTAACGCTGTCTGAGCTGTTCGGTCGTCTGCAGGATAATGATAAGAGCGCAACTTATGCTTCTAAAGCTTATGACTTATCGCGTTCATTACAGCTGGGCGATCTCAATTCGTCACATCATCGTGCTGCATTGTTGAGGATGGCGGCTGCTCTCCGTAAACAAGGCGATCTGGGTGACGCGCATGACTATTGTATG GAAGCTACTCGCCTTGCGTTGATTTCTGGAGATCAAGCAACGTATACGCGCAGCTTACGAATAATGGGTGATATATATCGCAAGAAAGTGGACATGGAT CGCGCTTTTCGGCAATATGAACAAGCTATGGGAACTTCAGCTGCACTAGGCGATCGCATGGCACAAATGGAAGCAATGGATGGAGCAGCGCGCTGTTTAGAATCATTGCGGATACagcaaaaaatttgtaattgccGGCCACTTGAATTTAATACGCGTTTGCTTGAGGTCGCAAGCTCCATTGGCTCCaag CTTTTGGTGCGTAGAATACGGAGTCGTCTTGCTCTTATCTATCGTGCTTTAGGCGATGAAGAACAGTACAGTACACATTTGCGGCTGGCGGGTCAAACTGATGTAGCGCTTGGGTTGTTTTGTGGTGCATGCGGTGATACTTTTGGCTTAGAGCCGAACTCAATAGAAGCACTACCATGTGCTCATATCTTACATGCACG TTTGCAGCTGCGGCAAATATTGTTACAGGGCATTCCCATGCTTAACTCATATTCTCGAAATTGTCAATGCCTCGTTATGGTAGCTGTAACTTAG
- the LOC109579346 gene encoding 43 kDa receptor-associated protein of the synapse homolog isoform X6 yields the protein MLRVSRGQFTLLLSLYRLGSSGESAAIRKVATLFGVGDGETLNKITNKRGIIMSWESISSKDLLSIPHSHNLSATHLLASPDGSRYLLENSNDLSQLDESFSRLAGCGSSPDGTSLWARHGISASHNSIINCFLVCQRSLKQYMARRKIERGLRLYEQHNQNAAVRIWRSALKATDRREDCFQILGYLYQAHMDWGKYREAIEFGHRQLGISEELDSPTMRAETYLNLARAHERLGGLERALSYARHSLYNECGTQCRTGGLVHLTVARVYLEMGGFSRALEGLQGAHKIATSIGDPSLELQVYVTLSELFGRLQDNDKSATYASKAYDLSRSLQLGDLNSSHHRAALLRMAAALRKQGDLGDAHDYCMEATRLALISGDQATYTRSLRIMGDIYRKKVDMDRAFRQYEQAMGTSAALGDRMAQMEAMDGAARCLESLRIQQKICNCRPLEFNTRLLEVASSIGSKLLVRRIRSRLALIYRALGDEEQYSTHLRLAGQTDVALGLFCGACGDTFGLEPNSIEALPCAHILHARKRQEDSWYDEDCRVVVKRKQYPTSQCYNRPQYDGIDTEG from the exons taaacgCGGTATAATCATGTCGTGGGAGAGCATATCTTCAAAGGATCTTCTCAG TATACCGCATAGCCATAATTTATCAGCAACACATTTGCTTGCATCGCCGGATGGTTCACGTTACTTATTGGAAAACTCTAATG ATCTGAGTCAATTAGATGAAAGCTTTTCACGACTAGCTGGTTGTGGGTCCAGCCCCGATGGCACATCGCTTTGGGCCCGGCATGGAATATCTGCTTCTCataattcaattattaattgttttttagttTGTCAACGTAGTTTAAAGCAGTATATGGCACGacgaaaa ATTGAAAGAGGTTTGCGCCTTTATGAACAACACAATCAAAATGCTGCGGTACGCATTTGGCGAAGCGCTTTGAAAGCGACTGATCGCCGTGAAGATTGTTTTCAAATACTTGGTTATCTTTATCAGGCCCATATGGATTGGGGTAAATATCGTGAAGCGATAGAATTTGGACATCGGCAATTAGGAATATCTGAAGAGTTGGATTCACCTACAATGCGTGCGGAAACTTATCTAAATTTGGCGAGAGCCCACGAGCGCCTCGGCGGTCTGGAACGTGCCCTCAGCTATGCTCGCCATTCCCTGTATAACGAATGTGGGACCCAATGTCGAACTGGAGGGCTTGTGCATTTGACAGTGGCCCGCGTTTACTTGGAGATGGGAGGATTTTCGCGGGCACTTGAAGGCTTGCAAGGGGCTCATAAGATAGCCACTTCTATAGGTGATCCATCACTTGAGTTGCAGGTATATGTAACGCTGTCTGAGCTGTTCGGTCGTCTGCAGGATAATGATAAGAGCGCAACTTATGCTTCTAAAGCTTATGACTTATCGCGTTCATTACAGCTGGGCGATCTCAATTCGTCACATCATCGTGCTGCATTGTTGAGGATGGCGGCTGCTCTCCGTAAACAAGGCGATCTGGGTGACGCGCATGACTATTGTATG GAAGCTACTCGCCTTGCGTTGATTTCTGGAGATCAAGCAACGTATACGCGCAGCTTACGAATAATGGGTGATATATATCGCAAGAAAGTGGACATGGAT CGCGCTTTTCGGCAATATGAACAAGCTATGGGAACTTCAGCTGCACTAGGCGATCGCATGGCACAAATGGAAGCAATGGATGGAGCAGCGCGCTGTTTAGAATCATTGCGGATACagcaaaaaatttgtaattgccGGCCACTTGAATTTAATACGCGTTTGCTTGAGGTCGCAAGCTCCATTGGCTCCaag CTTTTGGTGCGTAGAATACGGAGTCGTCTTGCTCTTATCTATCGTGCTTTAGGCGATGAAGAACAGTACAGTACACATTTGCGGCTGGCGGGTCAAACTGATGTAGCGCTTGGGTTGTTTTGTGGTGCATGCGGTGATACTTTTGGCTTAGAGCCGAACTCAATAGAAGCACTACCATGTGCTCATATCTTACATGCACG GAAAAGGCAAGAGGACAGCTGGTATGATGAAGATTGCCGTGTCGTAGTGAAGAGAAAACAGTATcctacctcgcaatgttacaatcgaccacaatatgatgggatagataccgaagGTTGA